From Heterodontus francisci isolate sHetFra1 chromosome 9, sHetFra1.hap1, whole genome shotgun sequence, the proteins below share one genomic window:
- the LOC137373757 gene encoding SERTA domain-containing protein 2-like, which produces MLAKGLKRKLSDYEENMAGVPGAFDSNPGLPYTLQRQLVLNMCLIKLQSCRMLVEPNLHRSVLIANTVRQIQDEMRQENSHEGSNICNGTSPIPDTYTASQAGIELTGTPSSVQNNSLDLNNASDFSESQIENSLVVVSDDDMSSAISSILKDLDFMEDISPSPCPAPVGEDDINTDISFEDRPQETKPAETVFGSFEITNSTSYLTDLAFDDIFEDIDTSMYDSDLCLLPLTSARSTPAIADDVPKPFQLCNSTSVNAIQICRVDLSDLDHIMEILVGS; this is translated from the coding sequence ATGTTGGCTAAAGGACTGAAGCGCAAGCTCAGCGATTACGAAGAAAACATGGCTGGTGTTCCTGGTGCCTTTGATTCTAACCCAGGGCTGCCCTACACTTTGCAGAGACAGTTAGTACTTAATATGTGCCTCATCAAATTGCAAAGTTGTAGAATGCTGGTGGAACCAAACTTACATCGTTCTGTTCTCATAGCGAATACTGTACGGCAGATCCAGGACGAAATGAGGCAAGAGAACAGTCACGAAGGATCTAATATTTGCAATGGAACGAGTCCAATTCCAGACACATATACAGCATCTCAGGCAGGTATTGAATTAACTGGAACACCATCATCTGTTCAAAATAACTCTCTTGATTTGAATAATGCTTCAGATTTTTCAGAAAGTCAGATTGAGAATTCTTTAGTGGTGGTTTCAGATGATGACATGTCATCTGCCATTTCATCAATCCTCAAAGACTTGGATTTCATGGAGGATATCAGCCCATCTCCTTGTCCAGCACCTGTAGGTGAGGATGACATAAATACAGACATATCTTTTGAAGACAGACCTCAAGAAACTAAGCCTGCAGAAACTGTGTTTGGCTCTTTTGAAATCACAAATTCAACGAGTTACCTAACAGACCTTGCTTTTGATGACATATTTGAAGACATTGACACATCCATGTATGACTCAGATCTATGCTTACTTCCGTTGACATCTGCGAGATCCACCCCAGCTATTGCGGATGATGTTCCAAAACCCTTTCAGTTATGCAACTCTACATCAGTGAATGCCATTCAGATCTGCAGAGTAGatttgagtgacctggaccacatcaTGGAGATTCTTGTGGGATCCTAA